The nucleotide sequence GGCAGGCGGTGGTCAGCATCTCGGCGGCCTTGGCCGACAGCTCGGCCCGGCCTTCGCCCAGGGCCTTGGCCAGGAAGAACTTGGCCCGCGGGGAAAGCTCCTCGCGGCCGGTGGCCGTAAAAAGCGGGCACACGGGCAGGCAGCGGCCGCACAGGATGCAGGTCGGGCGGCGGCCCTGGCCGTGGAGGCAGTGGACGGGGGAAAGTTCCGTGGACACGTCTAGTAGGCCTTGCCGGGGTTCATGATGCCGTAGGGGTCGAAGGCGGCCTTGATCCGAGCCATGAGCCCGCGCTCGATGGGGGAAAGCTGGCGGTCGAGGAAAGGCAGCTTGGACAGGCCCACGCCGTGCTCGCCCGACAGCGTGCCGCCCAGGGACAGGGCCAGGGACAGGATGCGTTCCCGGGCGGTCTGCGCCCTGGCGCGCTCGTCGGCATTGGCGGCGTCGTGCATGATGTTGACGTGGAGGTTGCCGTCGCCCACATGGCCGAACAGCAGAATCTTGAGGGACAGTTCGTCGGCCACGGACCGGATACCGGCGGCGGCGGCCCGAAGCTGGCCGCGCGGCACGGTGACGTCGTCGCTGATCTTGTCCGGGGCGGCCTTGAAGGAGGCCGGGTTGAGCAGCCGGCGCGGCTCCCAGACGGCTTCCTCGTCTTCGGGGGTGGCGGCCCGGCGGCTCCAGACCGGCCCGGCCGGCCTGGTGGCGGCTTCGAGCAGGGCCAGATCGGCGGCCAGGGCCTCGGGGGAACCGTCCAGGCGGATGATAAGGGCCGCGCCGGCCGTTTCGGGCCAGGGCACGGGGCTGATGGCGGCCACGGCGGCCATGGCCTCCCGGGCCATGAATTCCAGGGCGGTGGGCAGGATGCCGGCCCGAAACACGTCGCCGGCGGCGGTAAGCGCCGCGTCCACGTTGGCAAAGGCCAGGGCCAGGGTGGCCGTGGCGGCAGGCAGGGGCAGGAGCTTGACCGTCAGCTCGGTGATGACCCCCAGCGTCCCCTCGGAGCCGCAAAAGAGGCGGACAAGGTCAAGGCCCACGACGTTTTTATGGGTGCGCCGGCCGCAGTGGACGACTTCGCCGCCGGGCAGCACGGCGGTGAGCCCCAGCACGTGGTCGCGGGTGACGCCGTACTTGACGGCCCGCATGCCGCCGGCGCAGGTGGCCACGTTGCCGCCTATGGTGGAAAATTTCACGCTGGCCGGGTCCGGGGCGTAGAAGAGGCGCTTTTTGGCCGCCTCGGCCTGGAGATCGGCCGTGACCACGCCGGGTTCGACCACGGCCACGAAGTCGTCGGCGTCGATGTCCAGGATGCGGGCAAGGCGCGCCGTGGAGACGACGACGCCGCCGGCCACCGGGGTGCAGTCGCCCACGGTGTTGGTGCCCCGGCCGCGCGGCAGCACGGGCAGGCGATGCTCCTGGGCCAGGGCCAGAAGCGCCCGGACCTGTTCCAGGTTTTCGGGGCGCACCACGGCCGAGGGCAGGGCGTGGCGGCGCGAGGCGTCGACGCCGTAGACGAACATTTCTTCCGGGCTGAAAACGGCGGCGTCGCCGGGGAAGATGTTTTCCAGGGCGCGGCGGACGTCGGCGGGCAGGGTCGGGGTGGGGCTCATGGGATCAGTCGGCCTCGGCGGTCCAGGTCATGGTGTCAACGAGACCGGCCGCGTCGAAGGTGAAGGAGACTTCGTTGTAGCCGCTTAAGTCCGAATAGCGCCAGACGTTGCCCTCGACTTCCTCGGGCTGCCCGAGGGCAATGGCCAGGCGTTCCCGGGGGATGCCCCGGCACACGCCCCGGGCGAAGCAGCCGGGCGCGGCGAAGATGCGAATCTGGTGGAAAAACTGCCGCTGGCCTTCTTCCATGCTGTACAGCGACACGACCAGCCCGTCGTAGGTGAGGGTGATGATTTCGTAGGGCGTGGCGTCGTAGGGATTGCTGAAGGGCACGGCCTGCCGTTCCCGGGGCGAGCCGAGCTTCTTGACGACGTCGGCTTCGGTTGGGCCGTAGAGGGCGGCGGTCTCGTCGAGAAACGCCTCCAGGCGTTCGTCGGCGTCGGCGGCGGCGCAGGGCTGGGCGGCCAGCAGGAGCATGGCCGTCAGCGTCAGGAAAAAATGGCGGAATCGACCCATCAAAATGTTCCTTGCAGCGGTTTCGTCCGATCCGGCCTGGGCCGGTTAATGTCGCGCCAGCTCCCGGGCGGCGTCGCGGTCGAGGTCCCGGGACTTGAGGTCGTCGCGGCGGTCGAAGACCTTCTTGCCGCGCGCCAGGGCGATTTCGACCTTGGCCCGGCCGTTTTTGAAATACACCCGCACCGGGACCACGGTCAGCCCTTTTTGTTCCACCTTGACCCGCATGGCGTTTATTTCCGCCGCATGGAGCAGGAGTTTTCGCGGCCGCTCGGGTTCGTGGCCGGCGTAGCCGGCGTTTTCGTAGGGCGCGATGTGCACGCCGATCATAAACGCCTCGCCGTCCTGGAACTTCACGTAGCCGTCCTTGAAGCTGATGCGCCCCAGGCGAAGGGACTTCACCTCGGAACCCATGAGCACCAGGCCGGCCTCGTATTTTTCCAGGAATTCGTAGAGGTGGCGGGCTTTTTTATTGAGGGCGACAAGTTTTTCGCCCGATTCTTTCGCAGCCATGGCGTCCTTTGGCAGGCAATGCCGCCGCCGTTTCGCGCCCGGACAGGTCCGGGCGTCGCATCACGGCCAGCCCTGCCGCGTCCGTGTCGTGTGTAGGCCGGGCGGCCGGAGCGGTCAATGGGCCGGGGATTCCTCCCGGTCAAGCAGGGAGGAATAGAACATCAGCTCGTCCGGGAACTGCCGGAAGATGGTTTCCTGGACCAGGGCGTTGGTCCGGGTCACGGACGGGCTTTCCAGAACCAATTTAAGCAGATTTTTGCAATCGTCCATGGTGGCCTGGCGAATGATCCGCTTGATGCCCGGTATGGCCTGGGGGGTCAAGCTGATGCAGTCGATCTGCATGCCCATGAGGATGGGCACGCAAAAGGGGTCGGAAGCCATTTCGCCGCACAGGCTCACTTCGATGCCGGCCTGGTGGGCGGCGTCGACCACGTGCTTGATGCTGCGCACCACGGCCGGATGCAGGGGCTGGTACATGTGGGACACGTACCGGTTGGTGCGGTCGATGCCCAGGGAATACTGGATGAGGTCATTGGTGCCGATGCTGAAGAAATCGACCTCCCGGGCCAGGATTTCGGCGATCATCACGGCCGAGGGCAGCTCCATCATGATGCCGACCGGCAGATCGGCGTTGAAGCGGTGGCCTTCCTGGCGCAGCTGGGCCCGGGCCTCGGCCAGCATGGCCTTGGCCTGCCGGATTTCCCGCAGCCCGGAGATCATGGGGAACATCACCGAAATGTTGCCGGCAACCGACGCCCGCAGCATGGCCCGCAGCTGGGTCATGAAGATGTCGCGGTGGTGCATGCACAGGCGGATGGCCCGCAGCCCCAGGGCCGGGTTGCGCTCGTCCAGGCTGCCCAGGGTGGAGACGAACTTGTCGGCCCCGGCGTCCAGGGTGCGAAGGGTCACCCGGCGCGGCGACATGATCGTGGCAAGGTCCAGGTATTCCTGGTAAAGTTCTTCTTCCGTGGGCAGCTTGGCCCGGTTCATGTAGGAGTATTCGGTGCGGTACAGCCCAATGCCCTCGCCGCCGTTGTTGACCACGGTGGGCACTTCCTCAAGCATCTCGATGTTGGCTTTGACCTTGAGCCGGTAGCCGTCGATGGTTTCGCCGGGCAGGTGGCAGCCGCGCATGATGCCGGCCTGGTAGGCCTCGAACTGGTACTTGAGGTCGGAGAGCCGGGCCAGCTCCTCCTCGGCCGGGGACAGCACCACCACGCCGCGCAGTCCGTCCACCACCACGAGGTCGCCGTCGCGCACCTCGCGTTCGAGTTCGGTGACGCCGACCACGGCCGGGATGCCAAGCGTCCGGGCCAGGATGCCGGTGTGGGAGGTCTTGCCGCCCTGGACCGTGACCAGGGCCATGATCTTGTCGGTCTCCAGCGACGCCGTGTCGGCCGGGGAGACGTCGTGGGCCATGAGCACCACCCGGCTCTCGATGGCCCGTATCTCGGCGGTCTGGCCGGCGAGCCTAGCCTGGACGCGGCCCGAGACGGTGCGCACGTCCTGGATGCGGTCGCGGAAATACTGGTCGTCCAGGGCCTCGAAGGCCTTTTCCAGATCGGCCACGGCCTTGTCCAGGGCCCATTCGGCGTTGATGCCCAGGGTCTGGATGTAGCGTTTGGCGACTCCCGAAAGTTTGGGGTCTTTCAGGATCATGAGGTGGGAGTCGATAATGAGCGCATGTTCGCGCAGGTCGGCCGGGATGCGCTCCCGAGCCTGTTCGATTTCCTGGGCGAACTGCTCGATGGCGCGATCCAGGCGGACCATTTCCGGCCCGACCAGGGCTTCGGGCAGGGTCTGGCGGGGCAGGGGGCCGGCCCCGGAGCGGTTTAAGAAAAAGGCCCGTCCGATGGAGATGCCGGCCGAGACGGGGATGCCTTTGAGGGTTGCCATGTCGGGCTGGTCCTTGGCGCGGCGGCGATCCGCGGCGCGGCGGGGTTGGGGGTTTTCCGGTCCCTGTTACGGACCGGTCGCGGCGTCAGCGGAAGCGGTTGCGGAAAAGTTCGCCCAGGCGCCCAAGGGCCAGGGCGGCGTCGGGGCCGACGGCGCGCAGTTCCAGTTCGCAGCCCTGGCCGGCGGCCATGGTGAGGATATCGAGAATGCTCTTGGCGTCCACGGCTGCGCCGCCGTCCTGACGCACCTGGATGTCGCAGTCGTATTTCTGGGCTTCCTGGGCCAGCTTGGCGGCCGGGCGGGCGTGCAGGCCCTGTTCGTTGGCCACGCGCACGCGCAGCACGAAACCGTCGGCTTCGGCCAGGATGTCGTCGGCCCCGGACAAGGGGGCGGCAAGGGTCGGCTCGGTCATCGTCCACCGTCGTTTCGGCCGCCTGCGGGGCGGCGGGCCAGGCGCGGGCCTGGCGGTTATGCCGGCGCTAGGCCGGCCACATGGAGCGGGCCAGCACCCAGCCGGCGGCCAGGGCCAAAAGCGCCGCTTCCCGGGACACCGACGGCCGCGTGGCGGCCCAGGCGGCCAGGATGCCGATGAGCGCCGCGTCGGCCAAGGGCGAGCCGGTCTCGCCCCGGGGCCGGGCCAGCACCCAGAAAAGCGACAACAGCACGGCGTTGGCCACCTTGACCCGTCGGCCCAGGTTGACCAGATCCCAGCGCTTGAGGCGGCGCAGCACCTGGAAGCCCTCGCGGTAGCCGGCGCGAAAGGTCAGCGCCTTGAAGGCCTGGACAGTCAGGAACAGGACGGCGGTGAGGCCGGCCAAGAGTCCGTAACGCCCGTCGGCGGCCAGGCAGGCGGCCGAAAGCCCCCAAAGACCCATGACGCTGGCCGAAAAAAACGTGTCGCCTATGGCGGAGAGGGTGAATGCCGTCGTGGTCTTGACGTTGTCAAGCATTTCCGCCGGCACAAGGCCCTGGGCGATCTTCTCCTCCAGGGACAAGAAAAGCCCCACGAGCAAGGGGGTCCAGAAAAAGTGCGTGTTGTAGAGCTTGAGGTAGCGCTCGAACACGGCGTCGCGCTGGGCCGGGTCGGGATAGAGCCGGGCCAGTCCCGGTTCCATGGCGTAAGCCAGCCCCACGTGCTGCAGGCCGCGCGTGTTGAACGCCGCGCCGATCAGGTAGCAGCGCAGAAAGCAGCTGACAAGCGTGCGCGCGCGCAATTCTCCGCCAGGCGTCCCCAACCGCGCCTCCCTGCCGTGCCGGCCAGCCCCAGGCTCGCCTGTATTTTCCTTCAACCCTAACGGTTGGCGCGATTTTGGTCAAATAGCCCGGCCGGGGCCGCGTCCAGAAATTGGCCAAAGGGCGTGCCGCCAAGGGCCTGCCGCCAGGGCGGGCCGGCCAGCCGGGCCAGATCGGCCGCCTCGTCGCAGTCGGGCAGGGTCGCCAGCTCGGCCGCGTCCCGGCCGGCCGCGGCCAGACGCGCCCGGGTCAGCCCGGCCACGGCGGCGGTGCTCCAGGGCATGTCCGCGAAAACCTCGGGCGTAAATCCCTCCCGGGTGAAGCCGATGAGCCAGTAGCCGCCGTCTGCGGCCGGCCCCAGCACGGCCGGCTTTTCCTCCAGGGCCTTGGCGGCCTTACCCAGCAGCTCCGGGGTGAGAAGGGGCAGGTCCGCGCCAATAAGCAGGGCGGCCGCGTCGCCGGCCGTGAGCGCCCCGGCCAGGGCGGCGGCCATGCGCGCCCCGAGATCGCCCGGGGCTTGGGGCGAAAGCTGAAATCCCGGGCCGCACAGGGTTTCCATGGCCGCCCGGGCGTTTCCCGGGGCGAAATGGACCGTGGCCGGCAGGCCCGAGGCCAGGGCGGCGCGAAAGACGTTGCCGGCCATGGCCCGGTAGGCCGCCAAGGCCAGTTCGTCGCCGCACACGGCGGCCAGCCGGGTCTTGACCAGCCCGGGCAGCGGGGCCTTGGCCAGGATATGCAGCGATACGGCCGCCACGGGTCAGCGCCCGCCGGCCGGACCGGGGCCGTGAGCCGGGGGGATGGGCCGGGGCGGGTAGAACCGGGCCAGCCGGTCCGGGGCCACGCCCAGGGTGTAACCGGCCAGTAGGGCCAGATTGCGGGCCGTGGCGAAAAGCGGTCCCTCGGCCAGCCAGCGCCGGGCCGAGGTGGTCACCCGCAATGGCGAGACGGCCACGCGGCCGCCGGCCCGGCGCAGACAACGCACCAGCTCCACGTCCTCCATGACCGGGATGTCGCAAAAGCCGCCCATGGCCGTAAACAGGTCGCGCCGCAGGCACAGGGCCTGGTCGCCGTAGGGCAGGGAACACAGCTTTGAGCGCCAGGTGGCGGCGGCGGCAATGGCCCGCAGGAGCCATTTTTCGGAGCGGATGGCCAGGGAAAAGGCGGCCAGTTCCGCCTGGGTCTCGAGGAGGCGGGCCGCCTCGGCAAAGGCCCCGGCCGGCAGGCGCGTGTCGGCGTGGAGAAAGAGCAGATATTCGCCCCGGGCCACGGCCGCGCCGGCGTTTTGCTGGCTGCCCCGGCCCGGCCGGGCGGTCAGTCCCGTCACTCCCTCCCGGTCGATGGCCCGGATAGTTCCGCTGGCCGGATCGCCGTCGACCACCACGATTTCCAGCGGCGTGCCGTAGCCGGCGGCGTGAATGTTGTCGATGACGCCGTTTATGCGGCGCGCCTCGTCCAGCACGGGAACGATCACGGAAAACAGCGGCGAAGGGTGATGGCGCGGCGACATGGGGGCCTCGTTGCGGCGGAACTTCCTTGGTGCAATAGATTTTTTCCGGGCAAACCGCTAGACTGGGTCTTCCCGTCCCGGCCGTTGCGGCCCAGACGGCCCCGCTTGCGTTGCGAGGTGCGTGGGATCATGTTGGAAGCCGAATACGCCGCCATGCGCCAGGCCGAGGAACGGCACTGGTGGTACTTGGGCCTGCACGATCAGGTCCGCCGGGCGCTGGCCCGCTGTCGGGGGCTGGTGTCCGGCCCGGGCCGGGTCCTGGACGCCGGCTGCGGCACGGGCAAGGTGCTGGAGCTTTTCGCCGATTTGCAGCCCGTGGGCCTCGACCTGTCGGCCACGGCCCTGTCTCTGGCCCGAGGGCGCGGCGATTTTCCCCTGGTCCGGGCCTCGGCCGTGACCCTGCCCTTTGCCAACGCCGCCTTTGACGTGGCCCTGTCCCTGGACGTGCTGGCCAACGTGCCGCCGGGCGAGATGCCCAAGGCCCTGGCCGAGCTGTATCGTGTGCTGGCCCCGGGCGGGGCGCTTGTTCTCAATATCGTGGCGTTTCAGGCGCTTTACGCCGAGCACGACCGGGCCGTGGGCGTGGTGCGGCGCTACCGGGCTGGCGAGGTTCGGGAAATGCTCGCCGGGGCCGGTTTTGCCCTGGACATTTTGTCCTATTCCAATACGCTTTTATTCCCGGCCGCCGCCCTGGTGCGGCTGGCCCGCAGGCGTCGCCGGTCCGGCCGCGAACCGGTTTCCGACCTGGCCGCGCTGCCCGGACCGCTCAACGCCGCCCTGGCTGCCGTGCGGCGTCTCGAAAACGCCGCCATTGTGGGCAAGGCCCTGGCCTTCCCCTTTGGCCTGTCCGTTTTCGCCCTGGCCCGCAAGCCCGGCCCGGGCATTTCCGGCAACTTCCAACGCAACGCCGGCAAGGGGTTATGAGCCAAGCCGCAGCATCGCCCACCCTGACCATCGTCATTCCCGTCTACAACGCCGAACAATCCATCGGCCGGCTGGTGGACGCCCTGGTCGCCCAACCGCCGCTGCCCGGAACCGATGTGGTGCTGGTCAACGACGGCAGCCGCGACGGCAGCCACCGGGAATGCCTGGCCTGCTGCGACCGCCATCCCGGACGCGTCACCTATCTGCGCCTGGCCCGCAATTTCGGCGAGCATGGTGCGGTCATGGCCGGATTGTGCCAGGCCGGGGGCGATTATGTCGTGGTCATGGACGACGACTTCCAAAATCCCCCCCACGAGGCGGCCCGGCTGGTGGAAACCGCCGTGGCCGGCGGCTTTGATGTGGTTTACGGCGCTTTTCGCGAGAAGTGCCACGGCACCCTGCGCAACTGGGGCAGCGCGTTCAACGACCGGGTGGCCACCTGGCTGCTCGGCAAACCGCGCCATCTCTATCTCTCCAGCTTCAAGTGCCTGTCCCGGTTCCTGGTCGAGCGCATCATCGCCTACGCCGGCCCCTCTCCCTATGTGGACGGCCTGATCCTGCGGGTCACCGACAACATCGCCCAGATCGACGTGGAGCACTGTCCCCGCCGGGCCGGCCGTTCGGGCTACACCCTGTGGAAGCTCATCCGGCTGTGGCTGACCATGTTCGTCAATTTTTCCGTGGCCCCACTGCGCCTGTCCGCTGTGTTGGGCCTTGGCGTCAGCGCCTTTGGGCTGCTCATGGCCGGGTGGAGCCTGCTGGAAAAGCTGCTTGGCCTGGATGTGCCCACGGGCTGGACCACGCTCTACGTCACGGTGGTCATCTTCGCCGGCATCCAGCTCGTCATGCTTGGGCTGCTTGGCGAATACGTCGGCCGGGGACTCCTTGAGGCCAACCGCGCCCCGCAGTTCGTGGTGCGCGAGGTCCACGGCGGCGGCCGTCCCCCGGCCCGGGAGCCGCGTCGGTGGTAGGGCCGCTCGGACTGGTGCGTCCTGTGGCCATTCCCTCCGTGGGCGATGACCGGGGCTGGCTGTCCGTGGTCGAGGCCGGGCAGACCGTGCCTTTTCCCATCCGTCGGGTCTTTTACATGCACGGCATGACGGCCGAGCGCGGCGGCCACGCCCACCGCGACACCGACCAGCTCGTGGTCTGCCTGGCCGGTTCCCTGCGTCTGGACCTTACCGACGGCCGCGACCGTCTGTCCGTGCGCCTGGCCGACCCGGCCCAGG is from Solidesulfovibrio magneticus RS-1 and encodes:
- a CDS encoding FAD-binding oxidoreductase is translated as MSPTPTLPADVRRALENIFPGDAAVFSPEEMFVYGVDASRRHALPSAVVRPENLEQVRALLALAQEHRLPVLPRGRGTNTVGDCTPVAGGVVVSTARLARILDIDADDFVAVVEPGVVTADLQAEAAKKRLFYAPDPASVKFSTIGGNVATCAGGMRAVKYGVTRDHVLGLTAVLPGGEVVHCGRRTHKNVVGLDLVRLFCGSEGTLGVITELTVKLLPLPAATATLALAFANVDAALTAAGDVFRAGILPTALEFMAREAMAAVAAISPVPWPETAGAALIIRLDGSPEALAADLALLEAATRPAGPVWSRRAATPEDEEAVWEPRRLLNPASFKAAPDKISDDVTVPRGQLRAAAAGIRSVADELSLKILLFGHVGDGNLHVNIMHDAANADERARAQTARERILSLALSLGGTLSGEHGVGLSKLPFLDRQLSPIERGLMARIKAAFDPYGIMNPGKAY
- a CDS encoding class I SAM-dependent methyltransferase, which encodes MLEAEYAAMRQAEERHWWYLGLHDQVRRALARCRGLVSGPGRVLDAGCGTGKVLELFADLQPVGLDLSATALSLARGRGDFPLVRASAVTLPFANAAFDVALSLDVLANVPPGEMPKALAELYRVLAPGGALVLNIVAFQALYAEHDRAVGVVRRYRAGEVREMLAGAGFALDILSYSNTLLFPAAALVRLARRRRRSGREPVSDLAALPGPLNAALAAVRRLENAAIVGKALAFPFGLSVFALARKPGPGISGNFQRNAGKGL
- a CDS encoding HPr family phosphocarrier protein, producing MTEPTLAAPLSGADDILAEADGFVLRVRVANEQGLHARPAAKLAQEAQKYDCDIQVRQDGGAAVDAKSILDILTMAAGQGCELELRAVGPDAALALGRLGELFRNRFR
- a CDS encoding TIGR04282 family arsenosugar biosynthesis glycosyltransferase, which codes for MAAVSLHILAKAPLPGLVKTRLAAVCGDELALAAYRAMAGNVFRAALASGLPATVHFAPGNARAAMETLCGPGFQLSPQAPGDLGARMAAALAGALTAGDAAALLIGADLPLLTPELLGKAAKALEEKPAVLGPAADGGYWLIGFTREGFTPEVFADMPWSTAAVAGLTRARLAAAGRDAAELATLPDCDEAADLARLAGPPWRQALGGTPFGQFLDAAPAGLFDQNRANR
- a CDS encoding PTS system mannose/fructose/sorbose family transporter subunit IID encodes the protein MRARTLVSCFLRCYLIGAAFNTRGLQHVGLAYAMEPGLARLYPDPAQRDAVFERYLKLYNTHFFWTPLLVGLFLSLEEKIAQGLVPAEMLDNVKTTTAFTLSAIGDTFFSASVMGLWGLSAACLAADGRYGLLAGLTAVLFLTVQAFKALTFRAGYREGFQVLRRLKRWDLVNLGRRVKVANAVLLSLFWVLARPRGETGSPLADAALIGILAAWAATRPSVSREAALLALAAGWVLARSMWPA
- a CDS encoding sugar 3,4-ketoisomerase, which produces MVGPLGLVRPVAIPSVGDDRGWLSVVEAGQTVPFPIRRVFYMHGMTAERGGHAHRDTDQLVVCLAGSLRLDLTDGRDRLSVRLADPAQGLFIPAMVFIDIRDIAPGAVCLVLASTHYDISRSIRSYEAFLEAVAQP
- a CDS encoding glycosyltransferase family 2 protein; this encodes MSQAAASPTLTIVIPVYNAEQSIGRLVDALVAQPPLPGTDVVLVNDGSRDGSHRECLACCDRHPGRVTYLRLARNFGEHGAVMAGLCQAGGDYVVVMDDDFQNPPHEAARLVETAVAGGFDVVYGAFREKCHGTLRNWGSAFNDRVATWLLGKPRHLYLSSFKCLSRFLVERIIAYAGPSPYVDGLILRVTDNIAQIDVEHCPRRAGRSGYTLWKLIRLWLTMFVNFSVAPLRLSAVLGLGVSAFGLLMAGWSLLEKLLGLDVPTGWTTLYVTVVIFAGIQLVMLGLLGEYVGRGLLEANRAPQFVVREVHGGGRPPAREPRRW
- the ptsP gene encoding phosphoenolpyruvate--protein phosphotransferase; amino-acid sequence: MATLKGIPVSAGISIGRAFFLNRSGAGPLPRQTLPEALVGPEMVRLDRAIEQFAQEIEQARERIPADLREHALIIDSHLMILKDPKLSGVAKRYIQTLGINAEWALDKAVADLEKAFEALDDQYFRDRIQDVRTVSGRVQARLAGQTAEIRAIESRVVLMAHDVSPADTASLETDKIMALVTVQGGKTSHTGILARTLGIPAVVGVTELEREVRDGDLVVVDGLRGVVVLSPAEEELARLSDLKYQFEAYQAGIMRGCHLPGETIDGYRLKVKANIEMLEEVPTVVNNGGEGIGLYRTEYSYMNRAKLPTEEELYQEYLDLATIMSPRRVTLRTLDAGADKFVSTLGSLDERNPALGLRAIRLCMHHRDIFMTQLRAMLRASVAGNISVMFPMISGLREIRQAKAMLAEARAQLRQEGHRFNADLPVGIMMELPSAVMIAEILAREVDFFSIGTNDLIQYSLGIDRTNRYVSHMYQPLHPAVVRSIKHVVDAAHQAGIEVSLCGEMASDPFCVPILMGMQIDCISLTPQAIPGIKRIIRQATMDDCKNLLKLVLESPSVTRTNALVQETIFRQFPDELMFYSSLLDREESPAH
- a CDS encoding TIGR04283 family arsenosugar biosynthesis glycosyltransferase, producing MSPRHHPSPLFSVIVPVLDEARRINGVIDNIHAAGYGTPLEIVVVDGDPASGTIRAIDREGVTGLTARPGRGSQQNAGAAVARGEYLLFLHADTRLPAGAFAEAARLLETQAELAAFSLAIRSEKWLLRAIAAAATWRSKLCSLPYGDQALCLRRDLFTAMGGFCDIPVMEDVELVRCLRRAGGRVAVSPLRVTTSARRWLAEGPLFATARNLALLAGYTLGVAPDRLARFYPPRPIPPAHGPGPAGGR
- the smpB gene encoding SsrA-binding protein SmpB produces the protein MAAKESGEKLVALNKKARHLYEFLEKYEAGLVLMGSEVKSLRLGRISFKDGYVKFQDGEAFMIGVHIAPYENAGYAGHEPERPRKLLLHAAEINAMRVKVEQKGLTVVPVRVYFKNGRAKVEIALARGKKVFDRRDDLKSRDLDRDAARELARH